A genomic segment from Paralichthys olivaceus isolate ysfri-2021 chromosome 22, ASM2471397v2, whole genome shotgun sequence encodes:
- the cyb5d1 gene encoding cytochrome b5 domain-containing protein 1: MNRQKFFTSAEVSAHNTADDLWVSFLGKVCDLTPLMNRNKGDALLLPIMESAGSDISSWFDPETKDILKHVHPLTNCVRYYTPRGRFLHVSPTGPCSDWASDFGEPWWRDRRYEVGLLTTKARWIRVINTLTSQEQQLQVCSEETLDEILQRYLRHNSHARSYTWKHDGVSLDMSRTLSENNVPDEDHELEELRLDHDLFIPAILLHFNDDLTEG, encoded by the exons atgaacagacagaagtTCTTCACTTCCGCTGAGGTCTCAGCTCACAACACCGCCGACGACCTGTGGGTCTCGTTCCTGGGTAAAGTCTGCGACCTGACGCCCCTGATGAACCGGAACAAAG gcGACGCTCTGCTCTTACCCATCATGGAGtctgcaggaagtgacatcagcaGCTGGTTCGACCCTGAAACCAAAGAC ATCCTGAAACATGTGCATCCACTGACTAACTGCGTGAGGTACTACACTCCCAGGGGGCGCTTCTTGCACGTCTCCCCTACTGGCCCCTGCTCTGATTGGGCCAGCGACTTTGGCGAGCCCTGGTGGAGGGATCGGCGCTATGAGGTGGGACTGTTGACAACTAAAGCCAGGTGGATAAGGGTCATCAACACGCTGACGTcacaggagcagcagctgcag GTGTGTTCAGAGGAGACTCTAGACGAGATCCTCCAGCGTTACCTGCGCCACAACTCTCACGCCCGCAGCTACACCTGGAAACATGACGGAGTCAGTCTGGACATGAGCAGGACGCTCAGCGAGAACAACGTCCCTGATGAAGACCACGAGCTCGAGGAGCTGCGACTGGACCATGACCTCTTCATTCCCGCCATCCTCCTCCACTTCAACGATGACCTCACAGAgggatga
- the LOC109643396 gene encoding C-type lectin domain family 10 member A-like, with the protein MMRLKELDDSGPPLKEYQPVTLSGCYRFRRWIFPALTVTVIVILIITLGASNVKTSNHLWSAEKRISNLSNVIESLSASLQNAQETAKEVQRLHFTVENHKDQLTSVSEALKQLSVLDSLSSGLAGLKCSLQHIINNSSVSDRCCPLDWKLLGSNCYFFSMSSLSWNDSRVWCDKHGSHLVILSSDKDWNLVTNYTVPQFYWVGLSDWRTGSWEWVNQTPYTIERRHWVPGQPDSWTHHGLGPGDEDCAHLHMNGRLNDLHCSQRLLFICQKHSSNI; encoded by the exons ATGATGCGCCTGAAGGAACTAGACGACAGCGGCCCCCCACTTAAAG AGTATCAGCCTGTCACTCTCTCAGGCTGCTACAGGTTCAGACGTTGGATATTTCCAGCTCTGACGGTGACAGTCATCGTGATTCTGATCATAACACTGGGAGCTAGCA ATGTGAAGACGTCAAATCACCTGTGGTCTGCGGAGAAGAGAATTTCCAACCTGAGCAATGTCATTGAGTCACTCAGCGCCTCACTACAGAACGCTCAag AAACTGCCAAAGAagttcagaggctgcatttcaCTGTGGAGAACCACAAGGACCAGTTGACCTCAG tgtcggAGGCATTGAAGCAGCTGTCGGTCTTGGACTCTCTGAGCAGTGGTTTAGCTGGGCTCAAATGTTCCCTCCaacacatcatcaacaaca gctcAGTGTCGGACAGATGTTGTCCTCTGGATTGGAAACTCCTCGGCTCCAACTGTTATTTCTTCAGCATGTCCAGTTTGTCCTGGAACGACTCCAGAGTCTGGTGTGACAAACATGGATCTCACCTGGTCATACTCTCCTCTGACAAGGACTGG AACCTTGTGACCAATTACACAGTTCCTCAATTTTACTGGGTCGGTCTGAGTGATTGGAGAACTGGGAGCTGGGAGTGGGTGAACCAGACTCCGTACACCATAGAACGCAG ACACTGGGTCCCCGGTCAGCCTGACAGCTGGACCCATCACGGCCTCGGGCCCGGAGATGAAGACTGTGCTCACCTGCACATGAACGGCCGCCTCAACGACCTGCACTGCTCCCAACGGTTGCTATTCATCTGCCAAAAACACAGCAGTAACATCTGA